The nucleotide window AACACCTAGCAATCTCTATACGCGCGGATCTACAGAACACAAATCTAAGAATTGTAGCGATGAAAGAGAGAAGTGGGTGACTCTGGAGGTATAGCATATCGTATTAGGTGTCACTatcacagtccgcaacaatcaattaagtgggtcctagaaggttcagattggattgattgattaccgctttaagcctagtagttacctataggagtttaagccctacctagataggtaagtgggtctaggagagtgaccggattgaattgattgttgcggagtctagtcACTATGAGAACGGCTATCGTAGTGTATACCTGCACGCTCACCCAACACGGATCAAAACTTGTCACATATCGGTCACTTTGCGCTTAATATTTTGTGATTGTTTCGCATCCCTATTAACGCTTTCTCCAGGACGGCCTAAAGGCGTAATTTGCAGATCGAATCGCAGCTCTGACACTGAAGTTGTTGCAAAATTTTTGCGACTGATGGTTGTATCCATGTCTAAATAACTGGATACCCGGTAGGTCGAAACTATGTACATTCATGGCATAGCCATGTGACCGTTGTCGTCGAACTTCGGGGCTGGGTGATCTTGACCTTCTCTTtggcagactccgcaacaagCAATCCAGATTGGTTCGATTGATTGACTTGATTAATTAACTCAATTCAATTAATCCAATCAGCTCCTATACAAATTAAGTATTAATTTCAATCTTAGAGATAAAGATTAAttaacatgatccatgggcgagcggcgcacacgggcgagcggcgcaccccaccaactttactcaccttactgatcttaatctacaatggctcaacgcagcgctactcaattactatcaaatgaagcagatattcagcttgctatctcatctattaatgcgcaccagatccaaggtacccgtactgctgcagtagtctacaacgtagccgaaacaacgctccgccgccgacgcgctggtatacctgcccgacgcgattgcccgcccaactcaaggaagcttacccagagagaagaggaggtgattattagctatatacttcagctagatctgcgtggatttgcgcctacctacacagctgtacgtgatatggctgataagctgctggctgcgcgtggtggagagcaggttggagtcaactggccatctacctttgttaagcgtacagacagtcttcggacgtgtttcaaccaagcgtacgataggcagagagctctttgtgaggatgcaacattaataaagaggtggtttaagcttgtagaagagacaaaggctgagctaggtatctgcgatgaggacgtctacaactttgatgaagctggctttatgatgggcaagattacaacgcagctagttataacaggagcagagaggagaggcaggccgaagagtattcagccaggcaatcgcgagtgggtaacgctgatcgctgctatcagcgctgctggctggtcagtcccaccgttcctcatcttcgctggccagtaccacctatcagcctggtataaggaagctgagatcccacgcgactgggcgatcgcagtcagcgataatggctggacgaataatgagcttggagttgagtggctaaagcacttcaacgctcacacgcaggctcgtagtgtaggcgcgcgtcgcctgcttattattgatggccataagagccaccaatctctagagttccaggagctctgcaaggagaacaatatccatacgctctgtatgcctcctcactcatctcacctactccagccacttgatgttggctgcttctcgccattgaagcgcgcgtacagccgtgaggtggagagccttatgcgcaaccacatcaaccacatcaccaagctagagtttctgccagcgttcaaggcagcatttgatcaagcgttcacgccagccaatatctgctcagccttccgcggcgcaggccttgttcctctacaaccagaggctgttctatcaaaggtagatgtacaactgcgtacacctactcctccagcagctctgccagaggctccctgggtagctcaaacgccgagcaacgcgcgtgagcttgaggctcagtcaagcctaatacgtgagcgcgtgcgccagcacaagagctcatcaccagcttcaattattatggcgattgaccagctaaagaagggcgccgaggtgatgatgctctctgctgagctgatgcgcgatcggatctctagtcttgagaaggccaatagcgcagcctcagagcgtaggcggcgctctaaaaggcgtatacagaagcatggagtactcacaaagggagctggagaggatatactggctcaaaatgaggctgaccagcagattgctcatgaagagcgtcaaggaggagcgcgatcaggcctcagccagcgggctcaaaggcgctgcactaggtgcaaggagactgggcacaactcgcgcacatgcaagactgatactattaatatagagtaatctactgtatcaatatctagcaataatattatcgcgttgttgagatgcatcgctttaaagttgcaaaagttggtgggatgcgccgctcgcccgtgtgcgccgctcgcccatggatcatgttatagaaatagctcttatttttttagaattattaaatcgcttttgtgggttgcgcattaaggtgtaatcgttcgcatttgtatggtatcatctacctatagaaacgtactgtggcatccatttaaaagcacaattaatagggatagccacacctatggaaccagcttctgcagttaatattacagcacaccagctgcgctgcatactcaagaaagaccccaaagtcaatgaagttctccgcttgcgctgaattccttttcatccaccccttgagctgcttaaagctcttctcgatggggttgaaatctggtgagtatggcggcagatactcaaggagtactccagcactttggcaaagcacccgtacacgctctgatcgatggatggaggcgttatcaagcacgattactgaggctggccctgggtgaggattgcagaacggcagcacttgaaactctaagaagtcttctaggatctcagatgtaatcgcgccttgaaagatcttatagcttatgtagccatctatcgtcatggctggcagcagcgaccaccgttctgatcgcctgaagctgtgtgatagctccaccggctccccgattggagaccagccatacttgcggtcgcccgtacgctcattgcaggcgctctcgtccaacgcaacgatctgctccgccttatagtgttgcgccatcctggcaagatagaggcggcggagtggctcactctgctcctttgcccgctttgttgcaagcttgcgagaccatctcatcttctctagctctcggtaaacgctcgcaaggcttatcctaacgtcgtactcgtcgtacaagaagtccctcatctcatccatgtatgcgcccggtgagccattgaggtatgcctgaaggccttcgcgctgagcttgccggagtatagatggccgcccaagtcgaacgcagcgcggcggataaggcacgccccaaaactctaagctcaacctcagctttgctactgtgttacggctcgcacctgtagctctagagatggctcgatcactttcgcaggcagcaattcggtcgaggatagcctggagaacagcgggctgcaagcggtggccggtgcctggcatcgcgatgagatgggctcgagaaaattgcaacaccaaaaacgcgagtcagtagaggcgatcgcagcaaacaatgaacttcaaatacgttgtgggtgttagaaagcgtggctgcatcgatttactaacaaattactataggagttgatgttcttggccaccaagccaaccagatccaggtggctcaaggtatttcgagaaacacccatatcagcccacaacaagagctagagcttgtgagatatatcAAAACGCTCACAGAGAGAGGCCTTCCTCctacaagagagatgatcaggaatttctcatcagaagtagcccatcagcagctcagcgagagctgggttactcgtacgctggcaaatgggtcggggtgtggttggggttgggttagaaattttgcgaccccaacccaaccccaacccatttgtcagcgccaagcttagggttgggttggggttgggttggggtcgcacggaccatgggttagggttgggttatagTAAAAAAATTGCAAGATGTATAATATAGATTTCAATAAAAGAAAAGTTTATATAGTATCACAGTAGATTAACACAGTGTACAGAGGTGGCTTTCAAAAGTAATTGCTGACAGGGGTGTCTTGAATTTAGCCGAAATACTACCGAAACAGAGACAGATCAGTCTCAACGTTCTCTTGGCAGACCTCTGCCTTCCTTATACTCATTCCCACCATCGAGTTCAATGATCTTTTGAACATGGATAGGAATCCTCTCTATCCATGCCTGGATCTGTGACTGTGGAAGATCACTCCAGGCCTGCTGCCATGCTTTTGTGGCCTCTCCTCTATTCTTTGGAGCGCCTTTCTTAGTAGTTCTTCTCTTCAACCATGACCACGCTGGTTCAATAGCGTTAAGATCAGGTGAGTTACCACACCAGAAGAGCTTCTCCACACCCTCTCGTTGGTAGATGAGATTCTAGGCGTGGTGAGCATGAGAGGGAGCCTTATCTTCTTGAACAAGAGTACCTAGTCTCTCTCTCATACACTTCTTAGCGAAGGGGATAAGCTTTGGGAGAAGGACCCCAGTTTGATACCGCCACCAATCAATACCACCTTTATCACTACCACGAGTGAGCTTCCCGTTCTCCTTAGTCCATCTCCATTGAGGAGCTCTACCAGGCTTATTTCTTAAGCCTATCCTCTTTATGCCCGTAGTAAGCTCCCACTCCTCTCTTATAATAGGCTCTAGAACCTCATTTATCTCATCGATCTTAAGAGCTGCATCTCTCTTCTCTTGAGCTGTCTCTGGCCTCCATACATGGGAGGGACCTTTGTAATTATACGTGAAGCAGCCCCAGAACATGAACTCAGAGTATCCCTTCCACCTCTCTCGTATCACAGATCTTGTAAAAGCCTCATCTGCCTTTCTCCACACTCGATACCCACCACGACGGTGGTTCAGCACAACAGAGGTCTTATCCGACTAGATAACGTTCTTCTAGTCCTCAAGAGTCTAGTGCTGATAAGCGAGACACCAGTCAAGTCTATCTTGtctcatcttcctcgtcaaCCCAGGCTTCCTCGTCGGCTTGGTCTTCTTGTATCCTGCTGCCTTGAGAACTCTCCACACTGTGGTAGAAGAGACGTCGTGACCGTAGAGACTAAGATCACCAGCTATGTCAGCACAGCTCTTCTCTCGTCCATAACGGTCACGGCGTACTTTCTCAACAGTAGCTTCATGGATAGCCTCTTGCTTGCGTGGGCGGCCTGAGCGAGGAGCATCCTCAAGATATTCAGGAAGAATCTTCAAGGTTGGTCCATTTGGCTCAAAGCCTCGCTGGCAGGCACGGCTATAGATAGAGTCGATAGTGCGTGGAGAGATGCCTAGGATCTCACTAATCTGACTCGTTGATCTACCCACAAAGCGGGACTTTAAAGTGAGAATAGCGGCACGTGTAGAGATATCTGTATAACGAGGAGCCATTGTAACAGTAAAGAAACACCAAAGAAAGCAAGTTTACTGCTTTCTCCAGCTTCAAAAAACTCCGAAGGTGCCAAGAAATGTCGGGCCGAATACCAACCGCGCTAGCAATTACTTTTGAAAGCCACCTCTGTAGCATTAACTAGTTTCATTTATAATATACAGAGGCTTCGCCAGCTAGCATTTAAGCACGTGTATCTAGATATATCTTATAATCTAGAGAAAAGCTAGTAACTCGCGCGCAAAGTAGCGCCTAGCCAATTGAGAATCCTTCTCTTGAATAGTAACCCTCTTTGCGTGAATAGCATTGATGTTGCAGTCTATAAAAGTTATTAAATGAAAAATAGTATAGGGTAGATAGACTATACCCTCAAAATAACCAACTAAGAAAGCTTCTGTAGCTTCCTGAAGAGCTTCGATTGCAGATCGTTGAAAGCGGATATCGGCCTTGTGCACCTGTGCAAATTCGCGCACTACGCGGGAAAAGGGGAGTTTTCGCAAGAGTAGTTCAAAACCTCTCTGGTATCTCTTGATTTCCCGTAATGCGACAGCTAAGCTAAATTAGAAaatagctgtgataaacgacTGTGATAACCTACTGCCGGCCTtaaacttgcgcttcttcttaacAGCTACAGGTGCCTTTCGCGTAGACTTTCCTGCTACTTGACGTCTAGCCTTACTAGCAAGGGCCTTCTGAGCCGGCTTGCCGCCAGTAACTGTCTTGCCATCAGGACCACCCCGGCCGGCTTTACCGGTGACCTTAGGCCGTGGTTTTGTCCTTGCCATTGCGTAGTAGAGTAGATGATGAACGTAGGCGACGTATGTGATTAATTACTGTGATAAATGTGGTCGACAATTAAGAAAGTAGTAGGCTGAAAGagttaggtagctggaaagtttgggcgacggcaatttcccgatttccgcactagtaaaggcagcagcgcacggactgcatgacgtaatttgctgtttcacgatcgcatacaaccatttctgttgcaaaatcagtagcgagcatatcatacaaacgtgttaaactgctgtgataaacgccgagctcgcgcatgcgtgcagcccaaaaatgaaggaatcatcgatgtgttgatcattttgggtaatttccgcgttttcgcgctagcgcaggcagcagcgcacggactATTTCTAGGTGAGCATAATGCTGTCTACCCATTTCTCCAGCCCCTGACGCCCAGTAACTCCCAACACCTAATAACTCTCTTTACTACATTGAaaacaccccatttacaacagcgcattatcacagtccccgccatgcctgtcgcgaaagagcaagtcggcgacgtacctgaaggcctagttccagccatcaaactTGAACCTCCGCCTGGGTTCGAACAAGATGAGTGGGAGCAGCTTACCGATGTAATAATCACAGCCATTTATCACAGCTTATGCTAATATAAGCAGGGATTTGCGTGTGAAGCTGACGAGATTGACGGTATCTTAGATCAAAGAGGTAGTGGGGGTTCacgaaaaggccgacctaTCAATTTGAGCGTCCCCTATACTGGCTCTCTGAGTGGTAGCGCCCGTGCTATTGCTCAACGTGAACGCAAAGCTCTTTTCgataaagaggagaaggtacTTGAAAGCGTTAGAACAGCCGACCGCTCCGCGAAGTACCAACTGAAGAAATCGCTTTTGCAACAGCCTAAGTATAAATTAGCAAATAGTGCTAGACAGGCTAAGCTGCTAGAGAAAGAGTGGGATATACTTTCAGAGAAGCGGTTTACCCAGAAAAAGTCTGGTAAGTTATCACAGCTGTTTATCATAGACATCTGCTAATAGACTATCCCAAGTGGcgaaggatatactagcaATACCAATTGCTCAGGTTGGGGTTGAAAGAGTTTTCAATGTTGCTAAGGATGTTATTGGTAGTCGGAGGCACCGACTATCTGCCCGGACAATACAGCAGATAATGGTTCTTAAGGATACAATATctcaagaggaagaacaGGGTCTAGACTACCTAGTTGCTCAATTAGGGGAGGATGGAGAGCCAATTGACGAGGTTAATGATCTTTTTGAGCTTCCAGCCTCGTTAGAGCATACCTTCGATATAGATGAGGAGAACCAGActacagaagaagagtcggaggaagaggtccaggaggagcgtcaattgccacctcgaaagcgccagcgtcctCAGCGCTACCGTGATAATTAGCTGTGTTAATATATCTCGTTTTATGTATCTACTATATCATCAACGTGTACACATTATCTTAATTAAGTGTTGTTCCGTTAAAGTACCCAAAAaatataacccaaccccaacccaacccaacccaacccaagcccaaccctaccacttggtctgtgcgaccccagcccagccctaacccatggtctgtgcgaccccagcccagccctaacccatggtctgtgcgaccccaacccaaccctaacccatggtctgtgcgaccccaacccaaccccaacccaagactgggtatacccaacccatttgccagcgtaaTATTGCAGTTACGCAGTGCTAGAGATTAGTACTAGTTTTATAGCGTCGTAAGCGTTGAGTGTAGTTATAAGGTTTAGTCGCTTAATTGCTAGCAATGAGATTAACTAGgtgtcagaatatgggcatattttgggtggtggacaaaatccgggtgtttggagctgtggattctgtggatcagttaaattagtcagcgcgcacaatccaccgcgacccaattgatcgaacagcgttggaca belongs to Pyrenophora tritici-repentis strain M4 chromosome 10, whole genome shotgun sequence and includes:
- a CDS encoding HTH-Tnp-Tc3-2 multi-domain protein, with the protein product MAPRYTDISTRAAILTLKSRFVGRSTSQISEILGISPRTIDSIYSRACQRGFEPNGPTLKILPEYLEDAPRSGRPRKQEAIHEATVEKSLRSRRLFYHSVESSQGSRIQEDQADEEAWVDEEDETR
- a CDS encoding Dimer-Tnp-hAT domain containing protein produces the protein MPVAKEQVGDVPEGLVPAIKLEPPPGFEQDEWEQLTDGFACEADEIDGILDQRGSGGSRKGRPINLSVPYTGSLSGSARAIAQRERKALFDKEEKVLESVRTADRSAKYQLKKSLLQQPKYKLANSARQAKLLEKEWDILSEKRFTQKKSVAKDILAIPIAQVGVERVFNVAKDVIGSRRHRLSARTIQQIMVLKDTISQEEEQGLDYLVAQLGEDGEPIDEVNDLFELPASLEHTFDIDEENQTTEEESEEEVQEERQLPPRKRQRPQRYRDN
- a CDS encoding HHT1, Histones H3 and H4, which produces MARTKPRPKVTGKAGRGGPDGKTVTGGKPAQKALASKARRQVAGKSTRKAPVAVKKKRKFKAGTVALREIKRYQRGFELLLRKLPFSRVVREFAQVHKADIRFQRSAIEALQEATEAFLVGYFEDCNINAIHAKRVTIQEKDSQLARRYFARELLAFL
- a CDS encoding DDE-3 multi-domain protein, with amino-acid sequence MPGTGHRLQPAVLQAILDRIAACESDRAISRATGASRNTVAKLRLSLEFWGVPYPPRCVRLGRPSILRQAQREGLQAYLNGSPGAYMDEMRDFLYDEYDVRISLASVYRELEKMRWSRKLATKRAKEQSEPLRRLYLARMAQHYKAEQIVALDESACNERTGDRKYGWSPIGEPVELSHSFRRSERWSLLPAMTIDGYISYKIFQGAITSEILEDFLEFQVLPFCNPHPGPASVIVLDNASIHRSERVRVLCQSAGVLLEYLPPYSPDFNPIEKSFKQLKGWMKRNSAQAENFIDFGVFLEYAAQLVCCNINCRSWFHRCGYPY